The following DNA comes from bacterium.
CGTACAGCTTGATCACTAAAGGCGGCGATAAATTAAGCTTGCGCCCGGAAGGCACCGCTGGCGTAATAAGGGCGTATATCAGCAATGGTATGGCAAACTGGTCTCAGCCGGTCAAGCTTTCCTATACAGGGCCGATGTTCCGCTATGACAGGCCTCAGGCGGGAAGACAGCGGCAGTTTACTCAAGCGGGTTTTGAAATTATCGGCAGTCTGGATCCGGTTTTTGATGCGCAAATGATACAGCTGGTTTATTCCATTTTTAAAAAAATAAAACTGAAAAATATTGTTATCAATATCAATAGTATCGGAGACGCGAAATGCCGCAATAAATACAAGACCGCTTTGGTGGATTATTATAAATCTCGGGCGAATAAATTATGTCCGGATTGCCGCCGCCGATTAAGTAAAAATCCCTTAAGGCTTTTGGATTGCAAGGAAGAAAAATGTTCTGCCATGAGGGAGTTCGCACCGCAGATAGTGGATTATTTATGCGCGGAATGCCACAATCATTTTAAATCGGTTCTCGAATATCTGGACGAAATAAATATTCCGTACATTTTAAATCCCTATTTGGTCAGAGGATTGGATTATTATACAAAGACGGTTTTTGAGGTTATTGTTGAAGGGGATAATAAAAGACAATTATCTTTGGGCGGCGGCGGCCGGTATGACGATTTGGTGGAAATTCTGGGCGGCGCTCCAACGCCGGCGATCGGAGTGGCTTTGGGGATCGAAAGAATCGTGGATCAGCTGAAAGCATCTCGCGTTGCTTTGTCAAAAAATTATTTAGCCAAGGTTTTTATAGTTCAATTGGGCGACAAAGCCAAGAAAAAAAGTTTTAAATTGTTCAATGATCTCTTGGAAGCCGGCATTCCCGCGGCAGAATCTTTCGGCCGCGGCAGCATCAAAAGCCAGTTAAGAGTAGCCAACAGGCTCGCGGTAAAAATAGTTCTTATAATCGGACAGAAAGAATCTTTGGATGGTACGGTTATTTTGCGCGATATGGAAAGCGGAATGCAAGAAATTATCGACGGCGCCAAGATCGTTAAAATGGTTAAGAAAAAAATAAAAAACGGAAACTAGATCATGTGTGTTTTTTGCAAAATAGTAAATAAAGAAATAAAAGCGGAGATTCTTTACGAAAGCGACGATGTTCTGGCTTTTAAAGACGCTCATCCTTTGGCGCCGGTTCATGTTTTGATCATACCCAAGGAGCATATTGAGGGGATAAATTTCTTGGGAGAAACGGAAAAAGACGTTCTATTGGCGGGAAAAATGATAATTGCCGCAAAAAAAATCGCGGAAAAAGAAGGAATCGGAAAAAAAGGCTATAAGCTTTTATTCCGGGTAGGGCGAGACGGCGGGCAAGAAGTTTTGCATATCCATTTACATTTATTGGGGGGCGCGAGGCTTGGAGAAAATATACAGCCGGCATAGAATTTTAAATTTATTTTTTTAAAATAAGCTAGCTTTACATTTAGTTAACTTTATTGTATTATATAAACCCCTGTACCAATCTTTCTGTAAAATTAAAAAATCAGTATAATAAGAGAAAAAAGCTATTTATTATACAATTTATAATTACACAAAGAGATTGGTACCGGGGTAAATCCCCGCATCGGCGGAATATATTTTAAAATATTGAAAGTGAGGTGTGATTTATGGTTGAAGTAAAAAGGAGAGAAAAAGAAACAGCCGGCAGTCTTATCAGGCGTTTTACTCGAAAAATTCAGCAAAGCGGTGTTTTGTTAAATGCTCGAAAAACGAGATTTTTTGTGGGTCCGAAAAGCAAATTAAGGGTTCACCGAGAAGCTAAAATGCGCCAGGAAATTTCCGAGATTAAAGAGCAGCTTAGAAAGCTTGGCAAAGATGAGGAAAAATTTGATATTCGCGATAAGCGGCTTTTTAAACATATGCTGAAGAAAAATAAATAAGACCTGAAATTGGTTTTTAGAGGGAAGGTGAATATTTTTTATCTTCCCTTTATAAAGCCGGTAAAAAACTTGTCCCGCTAGAAATTAAAATTTTACAAAATAATATACTAAATTAAAAAAATGGAAAATAATATTTCTAACGCAAACTCCTTAAAAGAGCGGATCAGTCAAGACTTGATAATCGCGGTTAAAGGAAAAGACAAAGTAAAATCTTTAGTACTAAGAAGCTTGAATGCAGCGATCAAGAATGCGGAAATTATCAAAAGGGCAAAACTCAGCAAGGGTTCGGAAGAAGTAAACTTAGAAAAGGAGAGCATTTTGTCGAACGAAGAAGTGATCGGAGTTATTTCGTCTCAGATCAAGCAGAGAAAAGATTCGATCAGCGAAT
Coding sequences within:
- the hisS gene encoding histidine--tRNA ligase, yielding MSPKVKLENLIAPKGMQDVMPSDYLYRDHIFSVVDKLGKIYGFSRIETPILEDSRLFLRSIGENTDIVEKETYSLITKGGDKLSLRPEGTAGVIRAYISNGMANWSQPVKLSYTGPMFRYDRPQAGRQRQFTQAGFEIIGSLDPVFDAQMIQLVYSIFKKIKLKNIVININSIGDAKCRNKYKTALVDYYKSRANKLCPDCRRRLSKNPLRLLDCKEEKCSAMREFAPQIVDYLCAECHNHFKSVLEYLDEINIPYILNPYLVRGLDYYTKTVFEVIVEGDNKRQLSLGGGGRYDDLVEILGGAPTPAIGVALGIERIVDQLKASRVALSKNYLAKVFIVQLGDKAKKKSFKLFNDLLEAGIPAAESFGRGSIKSQLRVANRLAVKIVLIIGQKESLDGTVILRDMESGMQEIIDGAKIVKMVKKKIKNGN
- a CDS encoding 30S ribosomal protein S21, translating into MVEVKRREKETAGSLIRRFTRKIQQSGVLLNARKTRFFVGPKSKLRVHREAKMRQEISEIKEQLRKLGKDEEKFDIRDKRLFKHMLKKNK
- a CDS encoding GatB/YqeY domain-containing protein, with protein sequence MENNISNANSLKERISQDLIIAVKGKDKVKSLVLRSLNAAIKNAEIIKRAKLSKGSEEVNLEKESILSNEEVIGVISSQIKQRKDSISEFEKANRLDLVEKEKAEMAVLAIYLPPQLSEAEVRKIVSDAIGKTGASSVKEMGRVMASIMPEVKGKADGTMVSGIVKELLSK
- a CDS encoding histidine triad nucleotide-binding protein; protein product: MCVFCKIVNKEIKAEILYESDDVLAFKDAHPLAPVHVLIIPKEHIEGINFLGETEKDVLLAGKMIIAAKKIAEKEGIGKKGYKLLFRVGRDGGQEVLHIHLHLLGGARLGENIQPA